From one Gracilibacillus salinarum genomic stretch:
- a CDS encoding DUF4317 domain-containing protein, translating to MNKKDIADIRKQFKIDNDLMKIHDIFNVYIMKESSDIYHQQSQAFEMLDQDEQELFMTNFKKVLTGQPDEKLFELKFQSDVDNPTQLILHKGLLTAESEDWQTQMLEIVKKMLQDRQYEMDIVVTFIRGEYYKPMKRRSEESEDSERDSVYSHSFILCSINKTQDPKKELHFDYIEKQFKYNVVVDPVINLNAPIGGFLFPCFTDHAADVNHILYAAGKANEPDEAFVEDVLNAEETMTAKEDKIVFEEVVRDAIGHQLNSSTLANVYEEIHRMTEDEEEETPTLDYKDVERVLKSSGVEDVDTEKMETAFKNVIDNTGYELKARNIVPKYSSKSIKINTKVANIAVSPEDLRHVRQVQFDGRRYLMIEVEEDTVIDGFTMIPEAFK from the coding sequence ATGAACAAGAAAGATATAGCTGATATTCGCAAACAATTTAAAATAGATAATGATCTGATGAAGATTCATGACATTTTTAACGTTTACATCATGAAAGAATCCAGTGATATTTATCACCAGCAGAGCCAGGCATTCGAAATGCTTGATCAGGATGAACAGGAATTGTTTATGACCAATTTCAAAAAAGTGCTGACAGGCCAACCTGACGAAAAACTATTTGAGCTAAAATTTCAATCCGATGTAGATAACCCTACTCAGCTGATTTTACATAAAGGACTGCTGACAGCTGAAAGTGAAGACTGGCAAACACAAATGCTCGAAATCGTAAAAAAAATGCTGCAAGACAGACAATACGAAATGGATATTGTCGTTACCTTCATTAGAGGAGAATATTACAAACCAATGAAGCGCCGAAGCGAGGAATCAGAAGACAGTGAACGGGACTCGGTGTATTCGCATTCCTTTATTTTATGCAGCATCAACAAGACCCAAGATCCGAAAAAAGAACTGCATTTCGACTATATTGAAAAACAATTTAAATATAATGTGGTAGTCGATCCTGTCATTAACCTGAATGCTCCGATTGGCGGTTTTTTGTTCCCTTGTTTCACGGATCATGCAGCAGATGTGAATCACATCCTTTATGCAGCCGGCAAAGCGAATGAGCCAGATGAAGCTTTTGTTGAGGACGTATTAAATGCGGAAGAAACCATGACGGCCAAAGAAGATAAAATCGTCTTCGAGGAAGTAGTCCGTGATGCAATTGGCCATCAGCTTAACTCCTCCACCTTAGCAAATGTCTATGAGGAAATCCATCGTATGACAGAAGATGAAGAGGAAGAAACACCAACACTCGATTACAAAGATGTCGAGCGCGTTTTGAAATCAAGCGGTGTTGAAGATGTTGATACTGAAAAAATGGAAACAGCTTTTAAAAATGTCATCGACAATACTGGCTATGAATTAAAAGCACGCAATATAGTGCCGAAGTATTCATCCAAATCCATTAAAATCAACACGAAAGTAGCAAATATTGCCGTGAGTCCAGAAGATCTCCGCCACGTAAGACAAGTTCAATTTGACGGCAGACGATACTTAATGATCGAAGTCGAAGAAGATACCGTGATTGATGGCTTCACGATGATTCCGGAAGCATTTAAATAA
- a CDS encoding gamma-glutamylcyclotransferase — translation MSKKLVFVYGTLRKNQSNSSCMKHAVLVASQCWTSGRLYDVGVGYPAMVSDSEQKVYGELYKVDVDTLREMDLLEGYHGPGLDNLYERRQQTIYTDVGKKQAYVYTFREEQATGLREIKGGDWKVDHLLKKKQLYYFAYGSCMDQERMVEHDVADYFTNVLGRGNLQSYQLAFTITAGDGGRADVVESDGKAEGKVYQIGSEALAYLLVREGVEEGKYRPSFVDVEVNGVMLHDVLTFVVVDKQSETAPPEHYAKEIIRGGKDYLSSSYLQKLEKEWKEKFAINIQKWL, via the coding sequence ATGTCGAAAAAATTAGTATTCGTTTATGGAACGTTAAGGAAAAATCAATCCAATTCATCTTGTATGAAGCACGCTGTATTGGTCGCTTCACAATGCTGGACATCAGGCAGATTATATGATGTTGGAGTCGGGTATCCCGCAATGGTGAGCGATTCGGAGCAAAAAGTATATGGAGAATTGTATAAAGTAGATGTCGATACGTTACGAGAAATGGATCTGCTAGAAGGCTATCACGGTCCAGGGCTCGATAATCTGTATGAGCGCAGACAACAGACTATTTATACCGATGTTGGCAAAAAACAGGCCTATGTGTATACCTTTCGCGAGGAACAAGCGACCGGATTACGTGAAATAAAAGGTGGGGATTGGAAAGTCGATCACCTGTTAAAAAAGAAACAGTTATATTATTTTGCTTATGGTTCCTGTATGGATCAGGAGCGAATGGTGGAGCATGATGTGGCTGATTATTTCACGAACGTATTGGGCAGAGGGAATTTACAGTCGTATCAATTAGCTTTTACCATAACGGCTGGGGATGGCGGCAGAGCAGATGTTGTCGAAAGTGACGGTAAGGCAGAGGGGAAAGTGTATCAGATTGGTTCCGAAGCTCTTGCGTATTTGCTTGTGCGTGAAGGAGTGGAGGAGGGGAAATATCGTCCGTCTTTTGTTGACGTTGAAGTAAATGGCGTCATGTTGCATGATGTTTTGACATTTGTAGTGGTAGATAAACAATCGGAAACCGCACCACCTGAGCATTATGCAAAAGAAATTATTCGAGGGGGAAAAGATTATCTCAGCTCCTCCTATCTGCAAAAACTCGAAAAGGAATGGAAAGAAAAATTTGCGATCAATATACAAAAATGGCTGTAA
- a CDS encoding GIY-YIG nuclease family protein codes for MDRKKALKQQYKEAPIDGGVYQVKNTINQKIMVVSTMNFKTINGLKFMLNTNSYMPNKLLQQEWNEYGMDAFTIDILERLDKEDRPVFTVKDELNKLEEKWLEKLQPYGDKGYNKHHKSTL; via the coding sequence ATGGATCGCAAGAAAGCATTAAAACAGCAATATAAAGAGGCACCGATAGACGGAGGGGTTTATCAAGTTAAAAACACGATCAACCAAAAAATAATGGTTGTCAGCACAATGAATTTCAAAACAATAAATGGACTGAAATTCATGCTCAATACCAATTCCTACATGCCCAACAAATTACTTCAGCAGGAATGGAATGAATATGGCATGGATGCTTTTACCATTGATATTTTGGAAAGGTTGGATAAAGAGGATCGACCTGTTTTTACAGTAAAAGATGAATTAAACAAACTGGAAGAGAAATGGTTAGAGAAGCTTCAACCATATGGAGACAAAGGATACAACAAGCACCATAAGAGTACTCTTTAA
- a CDS encoding alpha/beta hydrolase, giving the protein MHVTIPNTERHKVEADYHNRAFQVDVYQPNSPVPDEGFPVIYLLDGNSTFSTVVDAVRLQSRRPERTEVHPAVVVAIGYPTEEPFSPERFYDYTLAEPEFDVRKKWGDREIPAHGGADTFMEFMENVLKPMIESKYSINKLKQTIFGHSLGGLFVLHALFTNSQAFQTYIAGSPSIHWNQTAILKERDQFMQGKPKLDKPISVLIAAGEREGNHASYMLENARQLTDELKDVPDLEASFQIYDNENHISVLPRLINQSLKIALK; this is encoded by the coding sequence ATGCATGTTACAATTCCAAATACAGAACGGCACAAAGTAGAGGCAGACTATCATAATCGGGCATTTCAAGTCGACGTGTATCAACCGAATTCACCTGTGCCGGATGAAGGATTTCCCGTCATCTATTTGTTAGATGGGAATTCTACTTTTTCAACGGTAGTAGATGCAGTTCGCCTGCAATCGAGAAGGCCGGAGAGGACAGAAGTCCATCCAGCGGTTGTTGTCGCTATTGGTTATCCAACTGAGGAACCTTTTTCACCAGAACGTTTTTACGATTATACCCTTGCAGAACCAGAATTCGATGTAAGAAAAAAATGGGGAGATCGTGAAATTCCAGCGCATGGTGGCGCCGATACATTTATGGAATTTATGGAGAATGTGCTGAAGCCGATGATTGAAAGTAAGTATAGCATTAATAAACTGAAACAGACGATATTCGGTCACTCGCTAGGTGGGTTATTTGTATTGCATGCATTGTTTACAAATAGCCAGGCATTCCAGACATACATCGCGGGAAGCCCATCTATTCATTGGAATCAAACAGCTATTCTAAAGGAACGAGATCAGTTTATGCAGGGAAAACCGAAGCTCGATAAACCAATATCAGTGCTTATCGCAGCAGGAGAACGGGAAGGTAACCATGCCTCCTATATGTTAGAAAACGCCAGGCAACTGACAGATGAACTGAAGGATGTACCTGATTTAGAAGCATCGTTTCAAATATATGATAACGAAAACCATATTTCCGTTCTGCCCCGTTTAATCAACCAGTCCCTAAAAATTGCCCTGAAATAG
- a CDS encoding DUF2087 domain-containing protein → MEMSEQFWQASIKELKKGYIEEQDHFACLLCGTHTEKGVIYPHHDSLYDAEKYMKIHIQESHQSVFDYLLKMDRKLTGITEHQKRLLQLFYLGKNDKEIQTELEIGSSSTIRHHRFALKEKERQARNFLAMMELLREKDQYAPQFTPVHPTATMVDDRYNVTKTEKTKIIDKFFPDGVGNGLHNFPPKEKQRMIILGEIAKQLDAEHRYSEKEFNESLKQYYHDYVKIRRYLIEYGFISRKPDGSEYWLRKNTKE, encoded by the coding sequence ATGGAAATGTCAGAACAATTTTGGCAAGCATCGATCAAGGAATTAAAAAAAGGCTATATAGAAGAGCAGGATCACTTCGCCTGCCTTCTATGCGGCACTCATACCGAAAAAGGTGTCATCTATCCGCATCACGATTCATTATACGATGCTGAAAAATATATGAAGATCCATATTCAGGAATCTCATCAATCTGTTTTTGATTATTTGCTGAAAATGGATCGCAAATTAACCGGAATCACGGAGCATCAGAAACGCTTGCTACAACTATTCTACCTTGGAAAAAATGATAAAGAAATACAAACGGAGCTGGAAATCGGCAGTTCTTCTACGATTCGTCACCACCGTTTTGCACTAAAAGAAAAAGAAAGACAGGCTAGAAATTTCTTAGCCATGATGGAATTATTAAGGGAAAAGGATCAGTATGCACCACAGTTCACACCGGTCCATCCCACTGCGACAATGGTTGATGACCGATATAATGTGACAAAAACGGAAAAAACTAAAATAATCGATAAATTCTTCCCGGATGGTGTGGGAAACGGACTCCATAACTTCCCTCCAAAAGAAAAACAACGGATGATTATTCTGGGTGAAATCGCAAAACAGCTTGATGCAGAACACCGTTATTCAGAAAAAGAGTTCAATGAATCACTAAAGCAATACTACCATGATTATGTAAAGATCAGAAGGTATCTGATAGAGTACGGATTTATCAGTCGCAAACCGGACGGAAGTGAGTACTGGTTAAGAAAGAATACGAAGGAGTGA
- a CDS encoding FecCD family ABC transporter permease, translated as MQARNRRKRFLQVFSALVVLLLVSSYLSLTYGEFSMTVSEVLETLLFLDQSREHSIVIFSFRLPRIIIGMFVGLGLGIAGAVIQALTRNELADPGILGINAGAGLAIVIYMFLASEFALGSELVSTFTMPLFGLIGGMASALFIYAFSWNNGRLDSNRLLLVGIAIGSGLGAITLYISLKMDPQDFEAATMWMTGSIWSANWQKIVSIIPWFVIILPFILIRASHLDLFYLGEDTAKNVGLSTEWEKSIWLLASIGLISACVSVSGSIGFIGLLAPHIARRLIGLYHKMVIVISGLIGMVLVTLSDFIAKSIFSPVELPVGVVISIVGIPYFIYLLRRKSTR; from the coding sequence ATGCAGGCGCGAAATAGACGAAAAAGATTTCTGCAAGTTTTTTCAGCATTAGTGGTGTTGCTTCTCGTTAGTAGCTATTTGAGCTTAACCTATGGTGAATTCTCCATGACCGTATCTGAGGTACTGGAGACATTGTTGTTTTTAGATCAAAGTCGTGAACACAGTATCGTTATATTCAGTTTCCGTTTGCCGAGGATTATCATCGGCATGTTTGTCGGTTTGGGTCTGGGGATAGCAGGTGCGGTTATACAAGCATTGACTCGAAATGAATTAGCAGATCCAGGTATTTTAGGAATCAATGCAGGTGCTGGATTAGCAATTGTTATCTATATGTTCCTGGCAAGCGAATTTGCATTGGGTTCAGAGCTGGTCTCTACGTTTACCATGCCGTTATTTGGTTTGATTGGCGGAATGGCATCAGCACTGTTTATCTATGCTTTTTCCTGGAATAATGGGCGGCTCGATTCGAATCGCTTATTACTGGTCGGGATAGCTATAGGGTCAGGTCTGGGTGCCATCACCCTATATATTTCTCTGAAAATGGACCCGCAAGATTTTGAAGCAGCTACGATGTGGATGACAGGATCGATTTGGAGTGCAAATTGGCAGAAGATTGTCTCGATTATTCCTTGGTTCGTCATCATTTTACCTTTTATTTTAATTAGAGCATCACACTTGGATTTGTTTTATTTAGGGGAAGACACAGCGAAGAATGTAGGTTTGTCTACAGAATGGGAGAAGAGCATCTGGCTGTTAGCAAGCATCGGTTTAATCAGTGCTTGTGTATCGGTATCAGGCAGTATCGGATTTATTGGGCTACTTGCCCCGCATATCGCAAGGCGGCTAATCGGACTTTATCACAAGATGGTGATCGTTATATCAGGATTAATTGGTATGGTGCTGGTGACGCTGTCTGATTTTATTGCTAAATCTATCTTTTCACCTGTTGAATTACCAGTTGGTGTTGTTATTTCCATTGTTGGAATCCCTTATTTTATTTATTTATTACGAAGAAAATCAACGAGATAG
- a CDS encoding iron-hydroxamate ABC transporter substrate-binding protein, protein MLKQKWIYIILLVSLVTMLAACQQSETEDASAEGQDQAETEQGQEEGTDAEADSESENQTISYLGEEYEVPQDPSIVITGAIEAMEDALLLDVEPIGAITVGGEFPEMFSDIVGNAESIGEKRQPNVEKILELNPDVILSTTKFPEDVSAKLEEITTVIPVSHISTNWKENLLLMGELTGKTDQAEQILSDYEAQLTEVKDQMSEDVANQSVVAVRIRAGNVMIYSQDTSFNSVLYEDLGLKLPTVIEQAEAQEAISLEKLSELNPDHIFVQYAESENADNPTALSDLEENPIWQSLQAVQNDQVYVNAVDPLAQGGTAWSKQQFLQAFQENVLAE, encoded by the coding sequence ATGTTGAAACAAAAATGGATTTATATTATTTTACTAGTTTCACTTGTTACGATGCTTGCTGCATGTCAGCAAAGTGAGACAGAAGATGCTAGTGCAGAAGGTCAGGATCAGGCAGAAACAGAACAAGGTCAAGAAGAAGGAACGGATGCGGAAGCTGATTCGGAATCAGAAAATCAAACTATTTCTTATTTAGGTGAAGAATATGAAGTGCCACAGGATCCTTCTATTGTTATTACAGGAGCTATAGAGGCAATGGAGGATGCGTTGTTGTTAGATGTAGAGCCGATCGGTGCCATTACTGTCGGTGGCGAATTCCCGGAAATGTTTAGTGATATCGTTGGGAATGCCGAATCGATTGGTGAAAAACGTCAGCCCAATGTTGAGAAAATACTAGAGTTAAACCCGGATGTTATTTTAAGCACGACTAAATTCCCTGAAGATGTAAGTGCAAAACTAGAAGAAATTACGACCGTTATTCCGGTATCTCATATCTCTACCAATTGGAAAGAGAATCTGTTATTAATGGGTGAATTAACCGGAAAAACAGACCAGGCAGAACAAATTCTGTCAGATTACGAAGCACAGTTAACAGAAGTGAAGGATCAAATGTCAGAGGACGTTGCGAATCAGTCAGTCGTAGCGGTACGTATCAGAGCTGGTAATGTGATGATTTATTCACAGGACACGTCGTTCAACTCTGTTTTATATGAGGATTTAGGCTTGAAGTTACCAACTGTAATCGAACAAGCAGAGGCACAGGAAGCGATTTCGTTAGAGAAACTAAGTGAATTGAATCCGGATCATATTTTTGTTCAATATGCAGAGTCGGAAAATGCAGACAACCCGACAGCTTTATCTGATTTAGAAGAAAATCCAATTTGGCAAAGCTTGCAAGCTGTACAAAATGATCAGGTCTACGTTAATGCAGTTGATCCATTAGCACAAGGTGGTACAGCTTGGAGTAAGCAGCAGTTCTTACAAGCATTTCAGGAAAATGTCTTAGCGGAATAA
- a CDS encoding FecCD family ABC transporter permease — translation MQQLRLKMPIIFITVAPVTILLSLFLSIIFGSKAISMVVIWDAVFHFDPSNVDHQIIRYSRIPRALGALLIGCFLAVSGSIMQGMTRNYLASPSIMGISDGSVLMITCCMIFFPGLPNLTMVLFSLAGSAFAAVVVYLLASSIPDGMKPVKMAIIGTIIGTFLSSIATALATYFQTSQDISFWYNARLHQINPDLLKTILPFVIVGLIIAFGISKQMTVMSLGRDVAVGLGQKDLLVKSLAILSVVLLTGCAVALAGNIGFVGLIIPHISRFLIGVEYSWTIPFAGLLGGVFLVFADIGSRFMNYPFETPISVVTAAIGVPFFLYLIKKRGGTSHAGAK, via the coding sequence ATGCAACAGTTACGACTAAAAATGCCAATCATATTCATAACAGTAGCTCCCGTTACCATTTTGCTAAGTCTGTTCCTATCGATCATTTTTGGTTCAAAAGCGATTTCGATGGTTGTCATATGGGATGCCGTCTTTCATTTTGATCCATCGAATGTCGATCATCAAATCATTCGTTACTCGCGGATTCCAAGAGCGCTAGGTGCGTTATTAATTGGCTGTTTTTTGGCGGTATCAGGCTCCATTATGCAGGGGATGACAAGGAATTATCTTGCATCTCCTTCTATTATGGGGATTTCTGATGGTTCTGTCTTAATGATTACATGCTGTATGATCTTTTTTCCGGGGTTACCTAATTTGACAATGGTATTGTTTTCCTTAGCAGGGTCAGCGTTTGCTGCTGTGGTCGTTTATTTATTGGCATCTTCTATTCCAGATGGAATGAAGCCGGTGAAAATGGCGATCATTGGGACGATAATAGGTACCTTTCTGAGCAGTATTGCAACAGCACTTGCTACCTATTTTCAAACATCTCAGGATATTAGTTTTTGGTATAATGCGCGATTACATCAAATCAATCCAGATTTATTAAAAACGATTCTACCCTTTGTCATTGTTGGCTTGATTATTGCGTTTGGTATTTCGAAGCAGATGACAGTGATGTCTTTGGGGCGCGATGTGGCAGTAGGATTAGGTCAGAAAGATCTTCTGGTGAAATCACTTGCGATATTGTCTGTCGTATTGTTAACAGGCTGTGCAGTGGCATTGGCAGGTAATATTGGTTTTGTCGGTCTGATCATTCCGCATATCAGTCGTTTTTTAATAGGTGTGGAATATAGCTGGACGATTCCTTTCGCCGGTTTACTTGGCGGTGTATTTCTTGTATTCGCTGATATCGGCAGCCGTTTTATGAACTATCCGTTCGAGACACCGATTAGTGTTGTGACAGCAGCAATTGGTGTTCCTTTTTTCCTCTATCTGATTAAGAAGAGAGGAGGAACGTCCCATGCAGGCGCGAAATAG